From a region of the Haematobia irritans isolate KBUSLIRL chromosome 4, ASM5000362v1, whole genome shotgun sequence genome:
- the LOC142236750 gene encoding uncharacterized protein LOC142236750, with product MPRSTAKSRKNVDGNSTTKKIEHPQDSKQTTVRRNAWESTTEQVFHRKSDRRRVARDIFLVFEEEPSTRRTRGSNKKTSKPKFGHLKVEDLIKPKNLLRDIKNEPKCYLSSNTIEKVNASVQKTAKKRTVNSLVNSPFNVWPTATCTLQSDPNTVPQKSNTPIGDVYHVAKVNPIFLWAKQDNTRIIEVRCEDYDKRNRIRLTKTTNGWRAIPRSDPTTSKVFNFYSTPLIKVKRENQNSLNNISANFCHANADNKLKIVETEILNQTDSCGADMKINGIGHIKISKKTKKKKSKKRDSLNCKKTEGKMNASKINDNATMSSYVVTNEYKGNYNQEDEDKFDNKNSKNNVIIPPTCNQNHLVTGRNTDSDDVLLKAAYQNSDEDDCSFQLCPKTGLFLRCSHNNVGNNDIEIVEFYLNNKTSTSDEKVVVETKNNSIDENNESLEAKTKNLKDLLDDADLFQHCDDNANSDSDLIDTLVKSSCENNLIQDSENAVICTEDNLVNKDMSSTSNELVNEPPKCLSFNEAGEIEALNCELFQPNEYIDSFEKQPSTIITGAHDGADIQSQNTSNVVITSVASNDKYGNTNESNVDEIPKDLSYKKREEVCPPSESRSQCAVTSSSDVINPPNLDDTSVLTSSTETIKTLILEQFIKMNTISGHKAAPIEIEKPIDITHMNAMYSKSSEPSNVIETVVIEDDDSVSDKTQFENSDEPMRKRLRSNVTKNQNVANDDYKVAQKIVMIDKDPDPLTQLQLLIRNSQWKVPDPILVPKDRLSAVLASPAREIPLLITTRPELRLPEAFAYPEIIQNPNILVISMAQLEAILKNEMDKNKTKEIDVNKLSPNYRINSGINLKYGSEFSVNNQTQGVPDIGVECYTNQAFLGPSSIKKSTSTIDENAKYAHIGNGLSSDINAATMAVLNQMLWLPYIGQISQELITSVKSSKNTPSNIPKVGCIQSKHSTSTDNTTLSGLFANAALSSMLKQGKQEVTLFQKILQHQMQNVLNLSQLSNNQADGSGTNNSADSSKDEQNSNFLLINSNVSESESPNTKNRTTVTNHQESEQGNVLGGSGKTYNLRSSTMSRESSEQFSNKRSNTEKKPRLTCKSLSNLLEPDHHQTQNISVMDSAMAPTSHVSNVQIQYAKKNNEARGVGLLNNMAHIESGQVEMLNSTVRQNSTSNFETNDYNKQKFKPSDNIALENVARSTDIPTNELNVPLWHPLFGSNSKTAYSSPWQWTTVTAAGE from the coding sequence ATGCCGAGAAGTACTGCCAAatctagaaaaaatgttgacggaAACTCGACGACAAAGAAGATTGAACATCCGCAAGATTCCAAGCAGACGACTGTTCGAAGGAATGCATGGGAATCTACTACCGAACAAGTGTTTCATAGAAAATCTGATCGACGGAGAGTGGCCCGCGATATATTTCTAGTGTTCGAAGAAGAACCTAGTACACGTCGAACTAGGGGATCAAACAAGAAAACGTCTAAACCAAAGTTTGGCCACCTCAAAGTTGAGGATCTCATAAAGCCCAAAAATTTATTGAGAGATATCAAAAACGAACCAAAGTGTTACTTGTCTAGCAACACTATCGAAAAGGTGAATGCTAGCGTTCAGAAAACTGCCAAGAAAAGAACTGTGAATAGCTTAGTAAATTCGCCGTTTAATGTATGGCCTACTGCGACATGTACACTCCAAAGTGACCCCAATACcgtgccccaaaaatcaaatacaccAATAGGAGATGTTTACCATGTAGCTAAAGTTAATCCAATATTCTTATGGGCTAAACAAGACAATACGCGCATAATTGAAGTTCGATGTGAAGACTACGATAAACGAAATAGGATACGACTCACAAAGACAACAAATGGTTGGCGTGCAATCCCACGGTCTGATCCAACGACGTCAAAAGtttttaacttttattcgaCACCGCTAATAAAAGTAAAACGTGAAAACCAGAATTCTCTTAATAATATTTCGGCAAATTTTTGCCATGCAAATGCAGATAACAAGCTCAAAATAGTCGAGACAGAAATATTAAACCAAACTGATTCCTGCGGCGCCGATATGAAGATTAATGGGATtggacatataaaaatttcaaagaagacgaaaaagaaaaaatcgaaaaaacgtGATAGCCTTAATTGTAAGAAAACCGAGGGCAAAATGAATGCATCGAAAATAAATGATAATGCTACTATGTCTAGTTATGTGGTAACAAATGAGTATAAAGGCAATTATAACCAAGAAGATGAGGATAAGTTCgacaataaaaatagtaaaaataacGTTATAATTCCTCCTACCTGTAATCAAAACCATCTGGTTACTGGAAGAAATACTGACTCTGACGACGTTCTATTGAAAGCCGCATATCAAAATTCTGACGAGGATGACTGTTCCTTCCAACTGTGTCCCAAGACAGGACTTTTTTTGAGGTGTAGCCATAATAATGTTGGCAATAATGACATTGAAATTGTAGAGTTTTATCTTAATAATAAAACGTCTACTTCAGATGAAAAGGTCGTCGTAGAAactaaaaataattcaattgaTGAAAACAATGAAAGTTTGGAAGCGAAAACTAAAAATCTTAAGGATCTTCTGGATGATGCAGATTTGTTTCAGCATTGTGATGACAATGCTAATAGCGACTCTGATTTGATAGATACCTTAGTAAAGTCAAGTTGCGAAAACAACCTTATACAAGATAGTGAAAATGCAGTAATATGCACAGAAGACAACTTAGTTAACAAAGATATGTCATCAACATCTAATGAATTAGTAAATGAACCACCAAAATGTCTTTCTTTTAATGAGGCAGGAGAAATTGAAGCATTGAATTGTGAACTATTCCAACCAAATGAATATATTGATTCATTTGAAAAACAACCCTCCACTATAATAACGGGTGCACATGACGGTGCCgatattcaatcacaaaatacgTCAAATGTGGTTATTACATCGGTTGCGTCAAATGACAAGTATGGTAACACTAACGAAAGTAATGTCGACGAAATTCCAAAAGATCTCAGCTATAAGAAACGAGAAGAAGTATGTCCTCCATCAGAATCTCGAAGTCAGTGCGCTGTTACATCCAGTTCAGATGTTATTAACCCGCCAAATTTAGATGACACATCGGTCTTAACGTCTTCGACAGAAACGATAAAGACTCTCATTTTGGAGCAAtttattaaaatgaatacaatatcTGGGCATAAAGCTGCaccaattgaaattgaaaagccGATTGACATTACGCACATGAATGCTATGTACTCAAAATCTTCAGAACCTTCAAATGTTATCGAAACGGTAGTTATAGAGGACGATGATAGCGTTAGTGATAAGACTCAATTTGAAAACAGCGACGAGCCCATGAGGAAAAGGTTGCGATCAAATGTaactaaaaatcaaaatgttgcaaATGATGATTACAAAGTTGCCCAAAAAATAGTCATGATTGATAAAGATCCTGACCCTTTAACCCAGCTCCAATTACTTATTCGTAATTCTCAATGGAAGGTTCCAGATCCAATTCTTGTCCCAAAAGACAGACTAAGTGCAGTGTTGGCATCTCCAGCTCGCGAAATACCCTTATTAATTACAACAAGACCGGAACTCAGGCTACCAGAAGCTTTCGCATATCCTGAAATAATTCAAAATCCTAACATCCTTGTAATATCAATGGCTCAATTGGAAGCTATACTTAAAAATgaaatggacaaaaataaaacgaaagaaATTGATGTAAACAAACTGTCACCTAATTATAGAATAAATtcaggaataaatttaaaatacggTAGTGAATTTAGCGTAAATAATCAAACTCAGGGAGTTCCCGATATAGGTGTAGAGTGCTACACCAATCAAGCCTTTTTGGGACCgtcttcaataaaaaaatcaacgtCAACAATAGATGAGAACGCAAAATATGCCCATATTGGAAATGGATTGTCCTCCGATATAAATGCCGCTACTATGGCTGTTTTGAATCAAATGCTATGGCTCCCATACATCGGTCAAATTTCGCAAGAACTAATAACGTCGGTTAAATCTTCGAAAAATACACCTTCAAATATTCCCAAAGTAGGTTGCATACAATCGAAACATTCTACTTCCACAGATAACACGACATTAAGTGGGCTTTTCGCCAATGCTGCCTTGTCATCGATGTTAAAACAAGGAAAACAAGAAGTAACGCTATTTCAGAAAATACTTCAGCATCAAATGCAAAATGTCCTTAATTTAAGTCAATTGAGTAATAATCAAGCAGATGGGTCTGGAACCAATAATTCTGCTGATTCTTCGAAAGACGaacaaaattccaattttctattaattaatAGTAACGTATCAGAATCTGAAAGCCCAAACACCAAAAATAGAACCACTGTCACTAATCACCAGGAATCTGAGCAAGGAAATGTTTTAGGCGGATCCGGCAAGACGTATAATTTGCGAAGTTCGACGATGTCACGTGAAAGTTCGGAGCAGTTTTCTAATAAAAGATCAAACACTGAGAAGAAACCTAGGCTTACATGTAAGTCGTTATCAAACCTTTTAGAACCGGATCACCATCAAACTCAAAATATATCTGTAATGGACAGTGCGATGGCACCAACATCTCACGTTTCTAATGTACAAATccaatatgcaaaaaaaaataatgaagcaAGAGGAGTTGGTCTTCTAAATAATATGGCACACATTGAAAGTGGGCAGGTAGAAATGTTGAATTCAACAGTAAGGCAAAACAGTACTAGCAACTTTGAAACAAATGACTACAACAAACAGAAGTTTAAACCCTCCGATAATATAGCGTTGGAAAACGTTGCAAGATCTACAGATATTCCAACAAATGAATTGAATGTTCCCCTTTGGCATCCACTATTTGGAAG